In the Halichoerus grypus chromosome 4, mHalGry1.hap1.1, whole genome shotgun sequence genome, one interval contains:
- the DBI gene encoding acyl-CoA-binding protein, whose protein sequence is MSQAEFDKAAEDVKHLKTKPADDEMLFIYSHYKQATVGDINTERPGLLDLKGKAKWDAWNHLKGTSKEDAMKAYVNKVEELKKKYGM, encoded by the exons ATGTCTCAG GCTGAGTTTGACAAAGCTGCTGAGGATGTTAAGCACCTCAAGACCAAACCAGCAGATGATGAGATGTTGTTCATCTACAGCCACTACAAACAAGCAACTGTGGGTGACATAAACACag AACGGCCTGGGCTGTTGGATCTCAAAGGCAAGGCCAAGTGGGATGCCTGGAATCATCTGAAAG GGACTTCCAAGGAAGACGCCATGAAAGCTTACGTCAACAAAGTagaagaactaaagaaaaaatatggaatgtAA